One genomic window of Bos taurus isolate L1 Dominette 01449 registration number 42190680 breed Hereford chromosome Y, ARS-UCD2.0, whole genome shotgun sequence includes the following:
- the LOC132344591 gene encoding testis-specific Y-encoded protein 1-like, whose product QVVSPVVTPGQEATLFRVEAVEEGEALVDGDVAGIGREFQLLAEDIVEEVEVVADEEQEQRPSQELEEKTVEEQGQERPGGPCERQELDALQALAALQVELSSEREQNRRAYVQFMRKNHQRRKRHLARRSAIIQGIPGFWAKAIMSHPQVSVLISDQDQDFLGYMMDLKVQVRSHPPSRCKLIFSFRDNPYFLNSVIIKEYYLDITGYRARRSTPVHWFWDFERGAPSRRLDTRSLNFLNWLSGHNGPESNRIAEIISEDVWDDPLKYYLREEGSSMRDN is encoded by the exons caagttgtgagcccag ttgtcacgccaggccaagaggccaccctcttcagggtggaggcggtggaggagggcgaggccctggtggacggagacgtggcggggatcgggcgggagttccagctgcttgcggaagacatcgtggaggaggtggaggttgtggcggatgaggagcaggaacagcggccctcccaggagctagaggagaagacggtggaggagcagggccaggaaaggcccggaggcccttgtgagcgccaggagctggatgccctgcaggcactggccgccctgcaggtagaactgagctctgagcgtgagcaaaaccgcagggcttacgttcagttcatgcgcaagaaccatcagaggaggaagcgtcacttggctcggaggagcgccatcatccagggcatccctggcttctgggccaaagct attatgagccaccctcaagtctccgtcctgatcagcgaccaagatcaagactttctcggctacatgatggacttgaag gtgcaggtgcggagccatccgccgtcccgctgcaagctgatcttttcctttcgggacaacccctacttcttgaactcggtgatcattaaggagtattaccttgacatcactg ggtacagggcacgtcgatccactccagtccactggttctgggactttgaacggggagcccccagccgcaggctggacaccaggagccttaactttctcaactggctgtcaggccacaacggcccagaatcgaacaggattgctgag atcatcagcgaagacgtgtgggacgatcccctgaagtactacctcagggaggaaggttcgtccatgagagacaactga